A DNA window from Nitrospinota bacterium contains the following coding sequences:
- a CDS encoding NUDIX domain-containing protein, translating to MNVDQEIYNIVDENDCVIGKASRKHIHQNNLLHRSVHILVFNSQKELYLQKRSLSKDENPGLWDTSSAGHVDAGESYDDCACRELLEELNIKADLTPYMKIAACQETYGEHVQVYTCVTDETIQFNPEEINEGAFFDLLKIKNDVSTDPDKFTSSFKLLFKQILIDETFFPKEN from the coding sequence ATGAACGTTGATCAAGAGATTTACAACATTGTTGATGAGAATGATTGCGTAATAGGGAAGGCTAGTCGCAAGCATATTCATCAAAACAATCTGCTTCACCGCTCTGTTCATATATTGGTTTTTAATTCACAAAAAGAATTATATTTGCAGAAAAGATCTCTTAGTAAAGATGAAAACCCGGGATTGTGGGATACTTCATCAGCGGGTCATGTAGATGCCGGAGAGTCTTATGATGATTGCGCCTGCCGAGAACTTTTAGAAGAGCTGAATATAAAAGCTGATTTGACTCCCTACATGAAAATTGCAGCTTGCCAGGAAACTTACGGCGAACATGTTCAGGTTTATACCTGCGTAACGGACGAGACGATTCAATTTAACCCTGAAGAAATCAACGAAGGCGCGTTTTTTGATCTATTGAAAATTAAAAATGATGTTTCCACAGACCCGGATAAATTCACATCATCATTTAAATTACTCTTCAAACAAATTTTGATTGACGAAACTTTTTTTCCAAAAGAAAACTGA